Genomic DNA from Shewanella woodyi ATCC 51908:
TATTTCTTTTTCTTCTTTTTATTCTTCTTACTGAAGCTTTTCTCACTAGGCTTAACCTTGTTTTTCCCTGGTGGTTTAGCCTCTTTGTTCTTAGGTCTAAGATCTTTAATGAAGCGACGTTTTAGTGGCTGATCCATATAACGTTCAATCTTACCAACAACACGGATATCATGTGCTTCGACTAGGGAGATTGCCGTTCCCTTTGCACCTGCACGGCCTGTACGACCGATACGGTGAACATAGGTATCGGCAGAGCGTGGCATATCGAAGTTGATCACATGGGTGATATCTTCAACATCGATCCCTCGTGCGGCAACATCGGTGGCAAGCAAGACATTCACTTCACCTTTAGTGAAACGACCCAGTGCTTGGAATCTTTGCTTTTGCTCCATATCACCGCGCATATAGCTGCAAGGTATGCCTACACGCTGCAGCATCCCCTCTAAGCTGGCAACGGCTTCGCGGGTTTTAACGAATACAATGGCTCTTTGGGTCTCTTCTTGCTGAAGTATGCTACACAAGAGTTTAAACTTGTGCTCTTTATCATCGGCAATATGGATCCACTGATGAATTTTCGCTTTCTCACTGCGAGGCGCTTCGGCTTCAACCTTTACCGGATCGGTAAGCAGTTGGTGGGAGAAGCGGCCGACATCGCTGCCCTCTAGTGTGGCAGAAAACAGCATAGTCTGTTTACGGCCAACAGACTCAATGGCAATGGTTTCGACAACGGCTGAGAAACCCATATCTAACATTCTGTCGGCTTCATCGATCACTAAGATCTCCACCTCTTCAGCATTAAAGAGTCCCTTATCTAGGTACTCCATCAGACGGCCTGGGGTTGCCACTAATATATCAACATTCCCTTTTAATGCTTCCTCTTGAGGCGCATAAGGGACACCACCTGTGATGATGACAGTATTAAGGTCTAGCTCATAGGCAAGGTGAGAGGCATATCTGTGGATCTGACTTGCCAGTTCACGGGTAGGCGTGAGAATGACAACACGTGCCTGACCTGAGAATCGACGCGGGAAATCGATAATATGCTGTAGAGCCGGGAGTAGGAAGCTGGCTGTTTTGCCTGTTCCAGTCGGTGCACGCGCAAGAATGTCCCGCTGATCCATGGCCAAGGGGATCGTTTGTTGCTGTATGGTGGTGGGCTTGTGGTGGCCCATGGCTTTTAATGACTCTAATAAAATAGGGTCAAGCAGGAGGTCTTCAAATAGCATGTGCAGCGTCTCAATAAATAATAGCGGCACATTATAAAGGTTAATCGGGCTAACTTAAATCATTAGTATTGAAAATCCCCATTAAAGAAAACAACAAAATGGGGTAAGTGGTCGTTGGCGTCAGAAAATAGCGTTTAAATGATGCTTTTGTTTAGTCACTTTAATACTTGAGATAGAAGCCAGTGATTAGCGCTATCATCTCTGGGGTATAGCTTGCATCAGGCTCTTTGATGCAAAGATTGTTTGTGATCACTGTGTCATCTTCAGCTAACTTAGTTGCCTTGTGCTTAAGGGTGAAAAGATGACGATGAGGTGCCTTAAACCTTGAGTCGCTAATGTTGGTTAGCTGGTTCATCCATAGCTCACTTTTCTCAACCTCTTCAATAAAAGGGGTCATGCTTTGGCTTGGCAAGATCAAACTAGCCGTCCCTGTTGCAGCAAGTAGCTTGGTTATCACTTCAAGAAGAGCGTGGAAAGTTAAGCTGTCAGTATGCCTTGCCTGAGCCCTGAGTCTGTTACTGGATTGTGTTCCTCCTTTGAAGTAGGGAGGGTTACAGATAATGTGATCAAATTGAGCGTTATTACCGTCTGTATGCTGATTACAAAACTCCTGTACGCTGGCATATACCAAATTCAATCTGCTTTGCCATTTAGAGGCGATGAAGTTCTTATTGCAGGCATGAAATGCCGTGTCATCCAGTTCGACAGCAGTGATCTGAGCTTCACTTCGTTGGGCTGCCATCAAACTGAGCAATCCACTCCCTGCGCCTATATCTAACAGATTTTCTGCCTTTGACAGCGGCGCCCAGGCACCGAGCAGTACTCCATCTGTGCTGACGGGCATACCGCAGCCATGATCATCGATATGAAATTGTTTAAAGGTAAAGGCCATTGAGGGGAGTTTGACTAATTTAGGTTGGCGCGAATTGTACGCTAACTAAATGGATATCGCGAATATCAATAGGGGGGAGATAAGCCGGAGTTGAATGAGTGAGCTAGTGTTATGTATTGAATTATTCGCTGTAGAGAACAAAAAAATAGCGGGATAAAATAGCCAAATTTATGTTGGATTTTTGTTTCTTCCGTCTTTTGATAGCGGTTTATGCTTGGGTTAAGTAACGGCTGTTAATCTATGGTTTTTGTTATGTTGCCTTCTTGGTGTTAATTATTGTTGAGGTGATGTGCATCCTTGTCAATATTCAGTGAGTTTGATAATAGTATGCCCCCTCGAGACGTTTTTATACGGTATTTAGGGGCAGGTAAACCAGTTTTAAACAATTTTAGCACTAGTGTTTTATGCTTCTGTTTAATAACTCGCCAAGTATTGGCCGAATTTACCATGGAGCTGTGTAATCTAAAGTTTACACTGAGAATGTATTCGGCGTGATGACTTGAGAATGATAAAAACAAAATAATGATGGGGCGAAAAGTGCAAGATAAACAAATGACTATAGCT
This window encodes:
- a CDS encoding tRNA1(Val) (adenine(37)-N6)-methyltransferase: MAFTFKQFHIDDHGCGMPVSTDGVLLGAWAPLSKAENLLDIGAGSGLLSLMAAQRSEAQITAVELDDTAFHACNKNFIASKWQSRLNLVYASVQEFCNQHTDGNNAQFDHIICNPPYFKGGTQSSNRLRAQARHTDSLTFHALLEVITKLLAATGTASLILPSQSMTPFIEEVEKSELWMNQLTNISDSRFKAPHRHLFTLKHKATKLAEDDTVITNNLCIKEPDASYTPEMIALITGFYLKY
- the srmB gene encoding ATP-dependent RNA helicase SrmB, whose protein sequence is MLFEDLLLDPILLESLKAMGHHKPTTIQQQTIPLAMDQRDILARAPTGTGKTASFLLPALQHIIDFPRRFSGQARVVILTPTRELASQIHRYASHLAYELDLNTVIITGGVPYAPQEEALKGNVDILVATPGRLMEYLDKGLFNAEEVEILVIDEADRMLDMGFSAVVETIAIESVGRKQTMLFSATLEGSDVGRFSHQLLTDPVKVEAEAPRSEKAKIHQWIHIADDKEHKFKLLCSILQQEETQRAIVFVKTREAVASLEGMLQRVGIPCSYMRGDMEQKQRFQALGRFTKGEVNVLLATDVAARGIDVEDITHVINFDMPRSADTYVHRIGRTGRAGAKGTAISLVEAHDIRVVGKIERYMDQPLKRRFIKDLRPKNKEAKPPGKNKVKPSEKSFSKKNKKKKKK